GGCCAACGCGGCCGTGCTGGCGTGCCGGAACCGAACCGCTTCGACGGATTGAAACTGGTGGCATCCAGCCCAGCCTTGAGCGCCAGCCCCGAGGCACTCAGTCCCTGCAGACGCGCCAGGCCGTCGATCGCCGTCCAGAGCTGGGCATGGGAAAGGGGCAAGGTAAGCCGATCAAAGCTGATTCGATCGGACCTTAGCGGACAGGATTAGGAATTTCCACCTACTCGATGCCACCGGCGCGGCGTTCTTGCCAGGCCCAGAAGGTGCCGATCGCGATCGAAGTCAGGATGCCGTATGCGGCCAGGTTGATGGCCAGATAAACAGATGCCAGGGGAGGACGGACGTCGGTCAGTGCCATCACGTGACTGGTTACGACCAAAAGTTGAGCTGCCGCCGCCCACACGGACCATGCCCGTCGCGCCCGCCAAACCAGGGCAGCAAGCACCCCCAGCATCAGGATATCCAGCGCGAACATGCCCCATTGAACGCCATAGAGCTGGCTGTCGTTCTGGACCAACAGCGACGCAAACCAGCCCAGCCCATAGGCACCGGCTCCGATCCGTTCGGGCTCGTCCCCTTTCAGGAAGGCAAAAGCCACCACACTGACTGTGACGACTGCACCGACCTGGGACGAAAGGGTGTCCAACATCAAAATCGCCCCCGAGCTGAAAGCTCGAGGGCGATCCTGCATTGAATCTGCGGAAACCGGAATGTCCCGGCCCGCACATTACGTCGAATTCAGGAAGCGACGCGAAGACGACCGACGGGGGGGCCTTCGGGGCGCTCCCACTCGTGGTCCGGCTTGTCGACCGGTCCAACGGCATAGGTGCCCCATCCCATGCGGCGGTGATCCTTCTGGAGCTCCGCATGGCAGGCCACGATGGCGGTACGGGCGGCCGACAGGGCGGCGATCGCCTCCATGGCCTTGGCTTGCGATTCGGCACCCGCGACGGGCGAAACCGACAGAGCGGCGCGCGCGCCGATCATGGCCTGGACGAGCGTGGTAGCCTGAGTGATCGCTGCGTCGACAGCGTTTTCAGTTGCGTAGAGATCGCCAGCAACGCTCGCGATAACAGTAGCCCGATCCATAGAAACCCTCCCACATAAACAGGTAGGGATTCCTTAACACACTTCGGCGTCGCCCGTTAGGGATTTATTAAGAATTTGGGCAATTCCGCCCACCGGCGGGCGGTCCTCGGGCTTGTCGACCGGACCGACGGCCAGGGTGTCCAGACCCAGTTTGCGCGCCAGCGCCGACAGACTGTTGTGAGTCTGCACCAGATGCGAACGCGCCTCCGCCAGGGACCCGATTGCAGCGGCGGCCCCCTCGAACACCTTCTGACCGGTCACCGCCGACAAATAGGCCTCCGCCCGTGCGGCAGGCAGCATGGCCGTGAGTGCAGCGGTTTCGGCCAATGCCGTATCGATCGCAGTCTCCGCCGCATACAGCCGGGCCGCCAGTGTCTCGCCGATGATTTGCCGCGTCATAACAACCTCCTCATGGCCAAACGCCACGGGAGAATTCAACCATGAGTAATTTATTTACGCAACTATGACGCGTCTTCATCCATCAGGAAATGCGCACTCAGCGTCGCGATCGGCTGATCGGGATCCTCCTGCCACGCCTGGGCGACCACATGGGCCACGCGGCGACCGGCCTTGTTGATCGTCGCCTCGGCAACGACATCAAGAGGGCGGCCAGAGCGCAGATAGACAACACTGACATTGATCGGTCGGGGCAGTCTCAATCGCGGATAAAGCACCGCCACCTGGGCCACGGCGGTCAGTTCCAGCATGGCGGCCGTCGAGCCGCCATGAAGCGCCGGCAGCAGCGGATCGCCGATCAGGCGATCCTGGAACGGCATGGTGACCCGCAGCTGGCCTTTAGCATCCTGTTCGCCGACAAGACCCAGGAACCGGGCATAGGGGATGGTATCGAGAAGGGCGCTCATCCGGCGCGGCTCCCCTCGCGCGGGGTCAGATTCCGCCCGATCCGGCGATCGGCCGGGTCCGTCACGACATAGGCGGACTGGGCTGCGGCGACCGGGTCGTCGGGACTGTCCTCAAAAGCCCAGGCTCGCACAAAGGCGATCGACCGCGTCAGGCGATAGCAGCGCGCCTCCGCGATCAGATCCCGCCCGGGTTCCGCCGCCCGCATGTAGTCGACCCTCAGGTCCAGGGTCGCGATCGGCTTGAACGCATCCAGGGCCACCCAGACCGCCAGGCCGCCGACGTGGTCCAATAGGGCGGTGACCAGTCCGCCGGACAGCACGCCCGTTTCCGGATCGCCGACCAGATCGGCGCGATAGGGCACCCTGAGCCGCACCCGGTCACCCTCCACGCCCTCGAAGGCAAAGCCCAGGGCATGGGTATGGGCGGACCCCGAGGCGAGTTGGGGCAGGACGGAGGCAAGGGCGGAAGATGTCATCGGGATCGTGCTTATCGAACCGAACGTTCCGTGCAAGCCTCCTTCAACCGCCCCGTTCTGCGCGGCCCACATCGAGTGACCATGATCCGTCCCGAAGACCTGCTGCATCCCACCGTTGCCGGCCTCTATTGTTCGCCGGGGGATTTCTATGTTGACCCGGTCAGGCCCGTCGACCGTGCGGTCATCACCCACGGTCACGCCGATCACGCCCGTGTCGGCCACGGCGCGGTGCTGGCCACCCCCCAGACCCTGGCCATCATGGAGGAACGCTACGGCGAAAACTTCACCGAGCGGCGTCAGGCCTCAGCCTATGGTGAAACCGCTTCGCACAACGGGGTGGAAATCAGACTGATCCCGGCGGGCCATGTCCTGGGATCGGCTCAGGCGGTCATCTCCTGGCAGGGCCTCACGATGACCGTCTCGGGCGATTACAAGCGCAGGCGCGATCCGACGTGCGTCCCGTTCGAACCCGCCCCCTGCCATGTCTTCATTTCGGAGGCGACCTTTGGCCTGCCGGTCTTCACCCATCCACCCGATGCCGAGGAGATCGGTCGACTGGTCCAGTCGCTGGGCCAGTTTCCGCATCGGGCGCACCTGGTCGGGGCATATGCTCTGGGCAAGGCCCAGCGGGTGATCCGCCTGTTGCGCGAGGCAGGCTGGGACCGGCCGATCTATGTTCACGGCGCAATGGAAAGGCTGAACCGCCTCTATCAGCGCGAGGGGATCGACCTGGGGCCCCTGCTCCCCGCGTCTGGTCTGGGGAAGGATGCTCTGGGGGGAGAGGTCGTGGTGGCCCCGCCGTCCGCGATACAGGACCGCTGGGCCCGCCGCTTCGCCGATCCGGTGACGGCCTTTGCCTCGGGCTGGATGGGCGTGCGTGCGCGGGCGCGTCAACGCGGCGTCGAACTGCCGTTGATCATCTCGGACCACGCCGACTGGACCGAACTGACGGACACCTTCACCGAATTGGCCGCCGACGAATACTGGATCACCCACGGTCGCGAGGAAGGCTTGCTGCGCTGGTGCGAAATCAATGGCCGAAAGGGCCGCGCGCTTCGCCTGGTCGGCTACGACGAAGAAGACGACGAGGCGGCCGGTTCGGACCCAGGTCCGGAAAAAGCAGGCTGAACCCGATCAGGCGGCGCGGGTGGCCAATGTGGTCGCAGGCTCGACGACGACCTCGGCCAGGGCGGCATTCATGGCCATGCGCAGGCGCTCCGGCTTGATCGGCTTTTCGACCACGGCGGCCATACCGGTCGCCAGATAGGCTTTGGCATCTTCGGGGTCGGCATTCGCGGTCAGGGCGATGATCGGAATGTCGCGCGCCGGGCCGGTCAGTGCGCGAATGGCCTTGGTTGCCTGGACGCCGTCCATGCGCGGCATCTTGATGTCCATCAGGATCAGATCAAACGGCCGGTCCTGCACAGCCTCAAGGGCGTCGACGCCGTCTTCTGCCGTCTCGGAGGTGCAGCCGAACATTTCGCACAGGGCCTGAGCCACCACGCGGTTGGTCGCATTGTCGTCAACGATCAGGATATGCGGGCTGGATTGCAGGTCGAGGTCGGACAGCGATGCGACGTTGGAGCTGGCATCAGCCTCCAGCGTTGCGCGCGGCGCCACCAGGTCAAAGGCAAACGTGGCGCCCCGCCCTGCATTGTTTTCGGCCCAGATGCTTCCACCCATCCGATCCATGACCTGGCGGCAGATGGCCAGGCCCAGACCCGCCCCGTCGGGACCCGATCCATGGACGAAAGGCTCGAAGATCACATCGACCCGGTCGGCTTCAACCCCGGGGCCGTCGTCGCGGACGCGCGCTTGGATGTGGACGTCATTGCCTTCGCCCCAGGCACGCAGGCTGGCTTCGACCATGCCGTTGCGGGCAAATTTCAGGGCATTGCCGATCAGGTTGTTGAACACCTGCTTCAGGCGGACGCCGTCGACTTGTGCGGCCAGTTCGGTGTCGCCCTCATAGCCGACCATCAGGGTGACGTTGTCCTGGGACGCGCGCGGAGCCCACATGGCCTGAACGTCGTCCATCAGGGCACGCAGTCCGACGGGCTCGGGGCTGAGTTCCAGCTCTCCCGCCTCGGCCCGAGAGAGATCGAGCGCATCCTGGAGGATCCGGATCAGGCTTTCGGAGGAATCCACGATGGTCTGGACATGGGCGTGCGAGGCGGCGTTCAGCGGCTGGCGACGCAGCAGCTCCGCAACGGCCAGGACGCCATTCATGGGCGTCCGCAGCTCGTGGCTCATGATGGCGAGGAATTGGCTCTTGGCGCGAGCCGAGGCCAGGGCCTGGGTGCGGGTGTCGCTCAGGACACGGGCCTGCTCGGCCAGTTCCTGGTTCTGGCGGCGCTGCCGGTCGTTCGAGGCCTGCAGCAGCGAAACTGCCGTGCCGACGCCCCAGTAGCGGCCGCCCCGCGTGACGATGAAGCCGCGCATCAGGGCGCTGGGACCGCCCTTCAGCATGATGTCGCAGAAGGCGTCGATCTCGATGCCGGCCTCGACGATCGCCGGCTCCGCATCCATCAACTTGGTGACCGGCCGATTGGCATAGAGGGCGTGGCCGAACGGACCGGCGATCTTCAGCAGGAAGGCGTTTCTTTCGATAAGACCCACCGGGCGACCGCCATCCACGACCGGAATGACAAGTGTGTCCGGTTCAGCCTGGAAGCGGTTGAAAACCTCGCTTCCGGGTGCGTCTGGAGCGATCGCTTCTGCGCGCTCCGTCAAGCTCTCGATCGTCGGCATACTGGCCGGTACTCCGGTGTTACCGGTGGACAATGCCTGTGAACCGTTTGCGGAACGGTTAAAGCCGAAATTGAAATTTCCCTCAGGGTGACGCGTTTTTGCGTCCCGCGTCCGGCTCGTGTAGAAGGCGCGCCCGAACACGATATCTCGGATCACCCCTTTGCATGCGCGCGGCCCTCGGGCCGACCGCAGGTTTGTCATGAGCGATACCCGAAACGATCTTCTGCCGGTCTCCGCCCTCGTCCTGTTTTCGGGCGGGCAGGACAGCGCCACCTGCCTGGCCTGGGCGCTGAACCGTTTCGCGCGGGTCGAGACCGTCGGTTTCGACTATGGCCAGAGGCACGCGGTAGAGATGCAGGCGCGCATCGCGGTGCGCGATGGCATGGCAGATGTCCTGCCCTTACTGGCCGACCGGCTGGGACCGGATCACGTCGTGGATCTGACAGGCTATGGCCGGATTTCCGAAAGCGCCCTGACGAGCGATCGCGCCATCGGAATGGATGCGCGCGGCCTGCCGAGCACCTTCGTGCCGGGCCGCAACCTGATCTTTCTGACCGCCGCCGCCGCATTGGCCGACCGGCGCGGGCTGGAGGTTCTGGTCGGCGGCATGTGCGAGACCGACTATTCCGGCTATCCCGATTGCCGACGCCAGACGCTGGATGCCCTGTCCACGGCGCTCAGTCTGGGCCTGGATAAGCCCGTGCCGATCGAAACGCCGCTGATGTGGCTCACCAAGGCCCAGACCTGGGCCCTTGCCGACGATCTGGGCGGGTCCGAACTGGTCGAGTTGATCGTCGAGGAAAGCCACACCTGTTACCTGGGCGAACGCTCTCAGCGATACGCCTGGGGCTATGGATGCGGCCACTGCCCCGCCTGCGAACTGCGGGCCCAGGGCTATGAAGCCTGGCGGGCCGGTCAATGACCTATTCGGTCAAGGAAACCTTCCTGACCATCCAGGGAGAAGGCGGCCAGGCCGGGCGACCCGCCGTCTTCCTGCGGTTCGCGGGATGCAATCTGTGGAGCGGTCGCGACCAGGACCGGGCGCAGGCCGTCTGCACCTTCTGTGACACCGACTTCGTTGGCACCGATGGCGATGGCGGGGGAAAATTCCTGTCGGCCCAGGCTCTGGCCGATCATGTCGCGGGTCTCTGGATCGGACGGCCGGGCGATCCAAAGCTGGTCGTGTGCACCGGCGGCGAGCCGCTTCTTCAGCTGGACAAGGACTTGATCGAAACCCTGCATGGCCATGGCTTCCAGATCGCGGTCGAAACCAACGGCACCGTGGCGGCCCCCGAAGGGCTGGACTGGATATGCGTCAGTCCAAAGGCCGACGCCCCGGTTCTTCAGACGACCGGCCAGGAATTGAAGCTGGTCTTTCCCCAGAGCCAGGCGATGCCCGAGCGGTTCGAGCACCTGGCCTTCGAGCGGTTCTGGCTGCAGCCCATGGACGGCCCGGAGCGCGAGGCCAACACCGCCGCCGCCCTCGCCTACTGCCTTTCGCACCCTCAATGGCGCCTCAGCGTCCAGACTCACAAATACATCGGCGTTCGCTAGTCCAACCCATGACCCAGTTCGAAATCACCAAGGCGGCCACCTTCGATGCGGCCCATCATTTTCCGAATGAGCCGGAAGGCAGCCCCTATCGCCGGATGCATGGGCATTCGTTCCAGGTCGAGGCCACGGTTCGCGGCGAAGCGCTTGATCCGGTGCATGGTTGGGTGGCCGACCTCGGGGCGCTGGACACCGCGCTGAAGACGGCTGCCGCCCGACTGGATCATGGCCTGCTGAACGATCACGAAGGGCTGGAGGCCCCCAGTCTGGAACGGCTGTGCCTGTGGTTCGTCGCTCAGCTGCAGCCGGACTGGCCCGGCCTGTGCCGCATCACCGTGGCGCGCCCGACGATCCACGAGCGCTGCACCCTGACGCTGTAATCAGCGAAGCCTAGGCCGCGCCAAGCAGGGTGACGCAGCGGTCGACCTCAGCATTCCAGTCGGCCATCGGCCCCGTGTCGAGGGCGATGGTGCGCGGCTCGACCCGCTGACGCAGGGCCTCCACCTCAGCCGGAGCGGCGGTCGCCCGCCAAGCGTTCAGAGCGGACACACCCGCATTCAGAATCGTCTGCATGGTGGCGAGGTGCGCCTGCTCCTGCGCCGTCAGCGGCCGGCTCTCGGCATATCGGTTCAAGTTCGAGATCTCGGAGGCTGCCACGGAAGCGCAGAGGATGGTCTGATCCAGGTCAGCAGGGTCCTGATGCGGCAGCGGCATGGCCAGCAGGGTCAGGGCAGACAGGGCTGCAATCATCATCGAACACATCCTCAGAAAGCCAACAGCCTATGCCGGTCGCGCGCGTCATGCGACTGACGAGGCCTGACGCTTCAAGCCACAGCCCTGTCGGGATCGTTTCGCGGCACCGCACAGGCTTCTGCCAGGGTCTGGGCCAGCAGGGTCGGATCGATCGGCTTGGTCAGGAAGGCGTGGACCCCCGCCGCGTCCCACGCCGCCCGATGAACGTCCATCGCATTGGCCGTCAGGGCGATCAGGGGCGTGTCCGCGTTAAGGCCGCCCAGGCGGATACGGCGCGAGGCCTCCAGCCCGTCCATCACCGGCATCTGCATATCCATCAGCACCGCGTCGAACCGCTCCAAGGCCGCGGCCTCGACCGCCTCGGCACCGTTCTCGACCAGAGTCAGACGACAGCCGTGCGGCTCCAGCAGAAGCGCCAGAATCCGCCGGTTCACCTCGTGGTCATCCGCCGCCAGAATCGAGCGGCCGCTCAGAGACAGAGGCTCAACATCCTGGCGGAGCGGCTGTTGCGCCGCATCGACGGCCACCTCTACCGGCAGCTCCAGCCGAAAGGTCGAGCCCTGACCAACGATGCTGTCGACCGACAGGTCGCCGCCCATCAGCTGGGCGAGCCGGCGGCTGATCGTTAGGCCCAGGCCCGTGCCGCCGAACCGGCGCGTTGTCCCCGCATCGGCCTGTTCGAAGCTGTTGAAGACCTTGTCCAGGCGGTCTGCCGGAATGCCGACGCCCGTGTCGCGCACCGCAACGCTCAGGCGACTGGTCGCCGGGGCCCACCCCACCGTCACCACCACTTCACCCGCCTCGGTGAACTTCACCGCATTGGACATCAGATTGAACAGAATCTGCTGAAACCGCAGAGGGTCGACCCTGACCACCTCGGGGATGGCAGCTGGAATTTCCAGCCGCAACCGCACCCCATTGGCCATGGCTCGCTGTTCCCATAGCCGGACCAGGGACCGCAGCCGGTCCCGCACATCAATGTCGGCGACCTCCAGCTGCATCTTGCCGGCCTCGATCTTCGAAAAGTCGAGCACGTCGTTCAGCAGGCCCAGCAGGACGTCGCCGGCATCCACCAGCATGGAGACGTGCTCACGCTGTCGCGGATCCAGACGCGTGCGGCGCAACAGATTGGCGGCCGACATGACCGCGTTCATGGGCGTGCGGATTTCGTGGCTGATGACGGCGAGGAAGTCGGACTTGGCCGCGCTGGCGATCTCGGCCCGCTGACCCTGTTCCAGCGCCTCGCGATTGGCCGCTTTCAGGGCGCGCGTCGTCGCCAGGTTCTGACGCACGGCGACGACCAGGTGGGTCAGAAAGAGGATGCAGCCGACCGCCAGCAACAGAGGTTCGAAGCTGCGCGTCAGCACGGCCTCGACCACCGGCAGCCCCAGAAAATACAGGCCATGCATGGCGGCGGCGCTGAGCAGCAGCGGCCGCGAATGGTACATGTGCAGACAGACATGCAGCAGTCCGCCCGCGACCTGGATCATGGCGAACAGCAGGCCCGCCTCGCCCCCGTTGAACCAGAGATAGGTCGCCATGCTGGAATAGACGACGACCGTC
The genomic region above belongs to Brevundimonas vitisensis and contains:
- a CDS encoding response regulator — its product is MGLIERNAFLLKIAGPFGHALYANRPVTKLMDAEPAIVEAGIEIDAFCDIMLKGGPSALMRGFIVTRGGRYWGVGTAVSLLQASNDRQRRQNQELAEQARVLSDTRTQALASARAKSQFLAIMSHELRTPMNGVLAVAELLRRQPLNAASHAHVQTIVDSSESLIRILQDALDLSRAEAGELELSPEPVGLRALMDDVQAMWAPRASQDNVTLMVGYEGDTELAAQVDGVRLKQVFNNLIGNALKFARNGMVEASLRAWGEGNDVHIQARVRDDGPGVEADRVDVIFEPFVHGSGPDGAGLGLAICRQVMDRMGGSIWAENNAGRGATFAFDLVAPRATLEADASSNVASLSDLDLQSSPHILIVDDNATNRVVAQALCEMFGCTSETAEDGVDALEAVQDRPFDLILMDIKMPRMDGVQATKAIRALTGPARDIPIIALTANADPEDAKAYLATGMAAVVEKPIKPERLRMAMNAALAEVVVEPATTLATRAA
- the queC gene encoding 7-cyano-7-deazaguanine synthase QueC, with protein sequence MSDTRNDLLPVSALVLFSGGQDSATCLAWALNRFARVETVGFDYGQRHAVEMQARIAVRDGMADVLPLLADRLGPDHVVDLTGYGRISESALTSDRAIGMDARGLPSTFVPGRNLIFLTAAAALADRRGLEVLVGGMCETDYSGYPDCRRQTLDALSTALSLGLDKPVPIETPLMWLTKAQTWALADDLGGSELVELIVEESHTCYLGERSQRYAWGYGCGHCPACELRAQGYEAWRAGQ
- the queE gene encoding 7-carboxy-7-deazaguanine synthase, translating into MTYSVKETFLTIQGEGGQAGRPAVFLRFAGCNLWSGRDQDRAQAVCTFCDTDFVGTDGDGGGKFLSAQALADHVAGLWIGRPGDPKLVVCTGGEPLLQLDKDLIETLHGHGFQIAVETNGTVAAPEGLDWICVSPKADAPVLQTTGQELKLVFPQSQAMPERFEHLAFERFWLQPMDGPEREANTAAALAYCLSHPQWRLSVQTHKYIGVR
- a CDS encoding ligase-associated DNA damage response exonuclease; this encodes MIRPEDLLHPTVAGLYCSPGDFYVDPVRPVDRAVITHGHADHARVGHGAVLATPQTLAIMEERYGENFTERRQASAYGETASHNGVEIRLIPAGHVLGSAQAVISWQGLTMTVSGDYKRRRDPTCVPFEPAPCHVFISEATFGLPVFTHPPDAEEIGRLVQSLGQFPHRAHLVGAYALGKAQRVIRLLREAGWDRPIYVHGAMERLNRLYQREGIDLGPLLPASGLGKDALGGEVVVAPPSAIQDRWARRFADPVTAFASGWMGVRARARQRGVELPLIISDHADWTELTDTFTELAADEYWITHGREEGLLRWCEINGRKGRALRLVGYDEEDDEAAGSDPGPEKAG
- a CDS encoding PaaI family thioesterase; the encoded protein is MTSSALASVLPQLASGSAHTHALGFAFEGVEGDRVRLRVPYRADLVGDPETGVLSGGLVTALLDHVGGLAVWVALDAFKPIATLDLRVDYMRAAEPGRDLIAEARCYRLTRSIAFVRAWAFEDSPDDPVAAAQSAYVVTDPADRRIGRNLTPREGSRAG
- a CDS encoding PaaI family thioesterase, giving the protein MSALLDTIPYARFLGLVGEQDAKGQLRVTMPFQDRLIGDPLLPALHGGSTAAMLELTAVAQVAVLYPRLRLPRPINVSVVYLRSGRPLDVVAEATINKAGRRVAHVVAQAWQEDPDQPIATLSAHFLMDEDAS
- a CDS encoding ATP-binding protein; protein product: MRRVSPFGNQSFVFVDHGAVKGNSIMVTADYALVAQIRFRELKTRVALAAFIGTTAWFMAPSLWPAVWFGAVLFTQLIDWAVFRPLRQRPDMVVSRGYEALCCLTAALTVVVYSSMATYLWFNGGEAGLLFAMIQVAGGLLHVCLHMYHSRPLLLSAAAMHGLYFLGLPVVEAVLTRSFEPLLLAVGCILFLTHLVVAVRQNLATTRALKAANREALEQGQRAEIASAAKSDFLAVISHEIRTPMNAVMSAANLLRRTRLDPRQREHVSMLVDAGDVLLGLLNDVLDFSKIEAGKMQLEVADIDVRDRLRSLVRLWEQRAMANGVRLRLEIPAAIPEVVRVDPLRFQQILFNLMSNAVKFTEAGEVVVTVGWAPATSRLSVAVRDTGVGIPADRLDKVFNSFEQADAGTTRRFGGTGLGLTISRRLAQLMGGDLSVDSIVGQGSTFRLELPVEVAVDAAQQPLRQDVEPLSLSGRSILAADDHEVNRRILALLLEPHGCRLTLVENGAEAVEAAALERFDAVLMDMQMPVMDGLEASRRIRLGGLNADTPLIALTANAMDVHRAAWDAAGVHAFLTKPIDPTLLAQTLAEACAVPRNDPDRAVA
- a CDS encoding 6-pyruvoyl trahydropterin synthase family protein — protein: MTQFEITKAATFDAAHHFPNEPEGSPYRRMHGHSFQVEATVRGEALDPVHGWVADLGALDTALKTAAARLDHGLLNDHEGLEAPSLERLCLWFVAQLQPDWPGLCRITVARPTIHERCTLTL